In Modestobacter versicolor, a single genomic region encodes these proteins:
- a CDS encoding GNAT family N-acetyltransferase, translating into MSTTPAVTLRTAATADLAPHGLTAVRGLLDAAFAGEFADDDWSHALGGVHVLATVDGELVGHASVVVRQLVAGGRTLRTGYVEAVATAAHQRRRGVASAVMTEAERLVTGGFELGALSASEEAAALYAGRGWTAWTGPTAALTPDGVVDTPDEGVFVQPTPSTPAPPDTAGRLVCDWRRGDLW; encoded by the coding sequence GTGAGCACCACCCCGGCCGTCACCCTGCGGACGGCGGCCACCGCCGACCTCGCCCCGCACGGGCTCACCGCGGTGCGCGGGCTGCTCGACGCCGCCTTCGCCGGGGAGTTCGCCGACGACGACTGGTCGCACGCGCTGGGCGGCGTGCACGTGCTGGCGACCGTGGACGGCGAGCTGGTCGGCCACGCCTCGGTCGTCGTCCGGCAGCTGGTCGCCGGCGGTCGCACGCTGCGCACCGGGTACGTGGAGGCGGTCGCGACCGCCGCCCACCAGCGCCGCCGGGGCGTGGCGTCGGCGGTGATGACCGAGGCGGAGCGGCTGGTCACCGGCGGCTTCGAGCTCGGCGCGCTCTCGGCCAGCGAGGAGGCGGCCGCCCTCTACGCCGGGCGGGGCTGGACGGCGTGGACCGGCCCGACGGCCGCGCTCACCCCGGACGGCGTCGTCGACACCCCGGACGAGGGCGTGTTCGTGCAGCCCACCCCGTCGACCCCGGCACCGCCGGACACCGCCGGGAGGCTGGTGTGCGACTGGCGCCGGGGCGACCTGTGGTGA